One part of the Thermococcus litoralis DSM 5473 genome encodes these proteins:
- a CDS encoding YcaO-like family protein, producing MRINCHVSNIEVFELSNYPLPVEKVIIFEPYHTDINLFLATVIGDKKYVKRLLGSCWDYPFSGSGVGITEREAVLRAFGEYTERFIGMYYQFIARDKMIFATYRDLDKMGLNALSPHSIQLFHKRQYQQKDFPYSKFCEDSLIKWMPGKSLITNEEVYVPASFVFTPYIPERGENLISPSVTTGSAAHSNLTQAIINGIYEVIERDTARIYWYGNLRSTKLKVDNKDIKDFIDFIKNKKDIEVIITYMENDLNIPTFMASIIIGKNNRKSVVTGLSSNINPINGLKKAITEAFHTYLWKLLTQPSPKQQLENFTDHVALYLDPKMYIHFIDFINSNEELSLQSLILASAVYSFDSAERHLNMLIRLLKNKVLDLIVVDITPEILRKTGIHVVKVIIPPLLSILAGHIQYLGDKRLYNFSGHSYEELRCIPHPYP from the coding sequence ATGAGGATAAATTGTCATGTTAGCAATATTGAAGTTTTTGAATTGTCTAATTATCCCCTTCCAGTCGAGAAAGTTATTATCTTTGAGCCTTATCATACGGATATAAATCTCTTTTTAGCCACTGTTATAGGAGATAAGAAGTATGTCAAAAGACTATTGGGATCTTGCTGGGACTATCCTTTTAGTGGTTCTGGAGTCGGGATAACTGAACGAGAAGCTGTTCTCCGTGCATTTGGAGAATATACAGAACGTTTTATTGGGATGTATTACCAGTTTATAGCTAGAGATAAAATGATCTTTGCTACTTATAGGGATTTAGATAAAATGGGACTTAATGCGCTCAGCCCACATAGTATACAATTGTTTCATAAAAGGCAATATCAGCAAAAAGACTTTCCATATTCTAAATTTTGTGAAGATAGTTTGATAAAGTGGATGCCAGGGAAATCATTAATTACAAACGAGGAAGTTTATGTTCCTGCATCTTTTGTATTTACTCCCTATATTCCCGAAAGGGGAGAGAATTTAATTAGTCCCTCTGTAACAACTGGGAGTGCTGCGCATAGTAATTTAACTCAGGCTATCATTAATGGTATATATGAGGTTATTGAGAGAGATACTGCTAGAATATATTGGTATGGGAACCTTAGATCAACCAAACTAAAAGTAGACAATAAAGACATTAAGGACTTTATAGATTTTATCAAAAATAAAAAAGATATAGAGGTAATAATCACATATATGGAAAATGATCTTAATATACCTACATTTATGGCATCAATAATAATTGGAAAAAATAATAGAAAGAGCGTTGTTACTGGTCTTTCTTCTAACATTAATCCAATTAATGGTTTAAAAAAAGCAATAACTGAGGCATTTCATACATATCTATGGAAACTACTAACACAACCAAGTCCAAAACAACAATTAGAAAATTTTACTGATCACGTAGCCTTATATTTAGATCCGAAAATGTACATCCATTTTATCGATTTTATAAATAGTAATGAAGAACTTTCATTACAGTCACTAATATTAGCCTCAGCAGTTTATTCCTTCGACTCCGCAGAGAGGCATCTTAACATGCTTATAAGACTTTTAAAAAACAAAGTGCTGGACTTAATCGTAGTTGATATCACTCCGGAAATTCTCAGGAAAACAGGTATTCATGTGGTTAAGGTAATAATCCCCCCACTGCTAAGTATCCTGGCGGGTCACATTCAGTATTTGGGTGATAAGCGATTGTATAACTTTTCAGGTCATTCTTATGAAGAGCTAAGGTGTATTCCTCATCCATATCCATAA
- a CDS encoding DUF63 family protein: MESVEKFIWEYFIRPMYTREGYNPYNTLVYAVILGLAIIYTYRWIIQPLRIKVDEKLFYAVTPMVVFGATVRALVDGGVLKPHPLILTPGIFFTAFLLILPAILVDSRLKMYPKITVAWGTILALYANYLLITNVKSWKPYELTIFYTLIFLLPILVYYKFRPFEKLYLFPVFAHIFDIGSTVVAIHYYGYREVHWIENILVQKFGAFVYYPWIVVILVAVYYGLKYLVPDEEERSFWYLAVYILGLGPAIRDPAQMILQIG; this comes from the coding sequence ATGGAATCAGTAGAGAAGTTTATATGGGAGTATTTTATAAGACCTATGTACACAAGAGAGGGCTACAATCCATACAACACCCTTGTTTATGCAGTAATTCTAGGATTAGCAATTATTTACACGTACAGATGGATAATACAGCCTCTTAGGATAAAGGTTGATGAAAAGCTTTTCTATGCCGTTACTCCGATGGTTGTGTTCGGTGCAACCGTTAGAGCCCTTGTCGATGGAGGAGTTTTGAAGCCTCATCCCCTTATTTTGACTCCGGGAATATTTTTCACGGCATTCTTGTTGATTTTACCCGCTATTCTCGTGGACTCAAGGTTAAAAATGTACCCAAAAATTACGGTAGCATGGGGAACGATTTTGGCTTTGTATGCCAACTATCTCTTGATCACAAACGTCAAAAGCTGGAAGCCATACGAGCTGACGATATTCTACACACTAATATTTCTCCTGCCAATTTTAGTCTATTACAAATTCAGACCTTTTGAAAAGCTCTATTTGTTCCCTGTTTTCGCCCATATCTTTGACATAGGATCCACAGTTGTGGCTATCCACTACTACGGCTATCGGGAAGTTCACTGGATTGAGAACATTCTCGTTCAGAAGTTCGGAGCTTTTGTGTACTACCCATGGATAGTGGTTATCCTTGTAGCGGTTTACTATGGTCTAAAATATTTGGTGCCCGACGAGGAGGAGAGGAGTTTTTGGTATTTGGCAGTTTACATACTTGGACTTGGACCAGCTATAAGGGATCCAGCTCAGATGATTTTACAAATTGGTTAG
- a CDS encoding SagB/ThcOx family dehydrogenase, producing the protein MVHYFVKVTKNRKKSTILDLGLLFHKNTSINPSNAKETSERIQKFYRTVNIDEFLFPSKQYVDRTRIKLPRIDVTSFSYDLVRAIVTRRSIRTFSYEPIKLNELSVLLKLSSGVVLIQDEENHSIYHRSFPTAGGLNSCHVYLISLNVDDLPFGSYYYDPLTHELIKIEEYQISQKNEFLDTLVKVLGNQEWIRTAGLILIITGDYSKIRLKYGDRGYRYLLLEAGHIMQNFYLIASMLNLGVCSIGGFYDDYIAKLIHVDNTNELVLYLGGMGKLV; encoded by the coding sequence ATGGTTCATTATTTTGTGAAGGTAACAAAAAATCGTAAAAAATCTACCATATTAGATCTGGGGTTATTATTTCACAAGAACACAAGTATAAACCCCTCTAATGCCAAAGAAACAAGTGAGAGAATACAAAAGTTTTACAGAACAGTAAACATTGATGAATTTTTATTTCCATCTAAACAGTATGTAGATAGAACAAGAATAAAACTACCTAGAATTGATGTAACCAGCTTCTCTTATGATTTAGTACGGGCTATTGTAACTCGCAGATCTATCAGAACATTTTCATATGAACCAATTAAGTTGAATGAACTTTCTGTACTTCTTAAACTCTCAAGTGGCGTTGTTTTAATACAAGATGAAGAAAATCACTCCATTTATCATAGATCCTTTCCAACTGCAGGAGGGCTAAATTCTTGTCATGTATACTTGATATCGCTCAATGTAGATGACTTACCTTTTGGATCTTATTATTATGATCCTCTTACACATGAATTAATTAAAATTGAAGAGTATCAAATTTCACAAAAAAATGAATTTTTAGATACGTTGGTTAAGGTTCTTGGTAATCAAGAATGGATTAGAACTGCTGGTTTAATATTAATAATTACAGGGGATTACTCTAAAATAAGGTTGAAGTATGGAGACAGAGGATATAGATATTTACTCCTTGAAGCTGGCCATATTATGCAAAATTTTTATCTCATCGCATCTATGCTTAACTTAGGAGTATGTTCTATTGGTGGTTTTTACGACGATTATATTGCAAAATTAATCCATGTAGATAACACTAATGAACTAGTTTTGTATTTAGGAGGAATGGGTAAATTAGTGTGA
- a CDS encoding ATP-binding cassette domain-containing protein, with protein sequence MLVVKDLNVEYDNVKVLKGISFALNSGEKAIILGTNGAGKTTLLKSLLGLIPIKSGKIQICGKPYEKVVGEKKVSTNLESVYKLVYSIKVSELIDLYCDLKEIPSQQILNFIKEMKLEHILEKKFYNLSSGEKKCLTNLLAFFTDSKLILLDEPFEGLDPWRTNKTVEILNSLKSSIIMTTHRLDILSKFSTFKVYFLFNGHLYGPIRSASDLVNCYVTFSDIEEGESDIVLRIQGDKKNVILTRRPIGQKISDYASIDEIYRVMLE encoded by the coding sequence ATGTTAGTGGTTAAAGATCTAAATGTTGAATACGATAATGTGAAAGTTTTAAAGGGCATATCTTTTGCTTTAAATAGTGGAGAAAAAGCTATTATATTGGGAACTAATGGGGCTGGAAAAACTACACTATTAAAGTCACTACTGGGATTGATCCCTATTAAAAGTGGCAAAATTCAAATCTGTGGAAAGCCTTACGAGAAGGTAGTTGGAGAAAAGAAAGTCTCTACAAATCTAGAATCTGTTTACAAATTAGTGTATTCTATAAAGGTATCAGAATTAATTGATCTTTATTGTGATTTAAAGGAAATACCCTCTCAGCAAATTCTTAATTTTATAAAAGAAATGAAACTAGAGCATATTCTTGAAAAGAAATTTTACAATTTATCCAGCGGTGAGAAAAAATGCTTAACGAATCTCTTAGCGTTTTTCACAGATTCTAAACTAATATTGCTCGATGAACCTTTTGAGGGTCTCGATCCTTGGCGGACAAATAAAACAGTTGAAATCCTAAACTCTCTGAAATCATCTATCATCATGACAACCCATCGACTGGATATTCTGAGTAAATTTAGCACTTTTAAAGTATATTTCCTATTTAATGGTCACTTATATGGACCGATTAGGAGTGCATCTGACCTTGTTAATTGCTATGTAACATTTTCGGATATTGAAGAGGGTGAGTCAGATATAGTTCTTAGGATTCAGGGAGATAAGAAAAATGTTATTTTAACTAGGAGACCGATAGGACAAAAGATTTCAGATTATGCCAGTATAGATGAAATATATAGGGTGATGCTAGAATGA
- a CDS encoding M1 family aminopeptidase, which yields MKRKALAVFLISFLVLSVGYILWSNNPVPSSKQEKLQLYIEYPSKVEEKSIYGAFPYFLTNYSVIANITVITLNHHLKVRWDFIITNRSGNYTVLYIKSPNFGRLSMVVEGVQVNISKLSRYSLPQYYAQVILLNVTYPKGIPIHGTLEYETTINSSFTKYILGDFVKFSPIYYPETYPSTIVFSTEWLLPISSVGILVNSNSLYNPIPEIYNLTLILPSNYIVLSDYYLPRVWHKDEKLVVMFKNVKPNPTNYRFIYIYNQNLFQKTKITIRNIKLIIYSPKNNYLNAQELANITAQIVWHYVDRLSILPYQEINVFFNPDIIFGEEFEYFGKGIIIVGFRAHHGFLRNEDILPTIAHELAHLWFGSYVHFGRLDESLATLMEFDVSELTGENLKEREDRAVRNFKRYGMPLAQVYQDGILDPQVRLGVEYYKGAFVFRSLQFVLGNETFFEGLRELLRECHGKECNLTDVQNVFEKVSGQDLDWFFKEWFYTAKVPDYEVKNLTVTQKNSKYSLTFEIVDKSNFTMPLEVEVITPKEKLVKKVWIRGEAKVSFELNDKPLKIILDPNEWMVNENKKDNVKGIEIIIE from the coding sequence ATGAAAAGAAAAGCACTTGCTGTATTCCTTATCTCTTTTCTTGTGCTTTCCGTGGGATATATTCTATGGAGTAATAACCCGGTCCCATCATCAAAACAAGAGAAATTGCAACTCTACATTGAGTATCCTTCAAAAGTCGAAGAAAAAAGTATATATGGAGCTTTTCCCTATTTTCTGACGAATTATTCTGTTATTGCAAACATAACTGTAATTACCCTCAATCATCACTTAAAAGTGAGGTGGGATTTTATAATCACGAATAGATCTGGAAATTATACTGTACTCTACATAAAGTCTCCAAATTTTGGTAGATTGAGTATGGTGGTTGAAGGAGTACAAGTAAACATATCGAAACTCTCTCGCTATTCACTACCTCAGTATTATGCTCAAGTAATACTTTTGAATGTAACATATCCAAAAGGCATTCCAATACATGGAACACTAGAGTATGAAACAACAATAAACTCCTCTTTTACTAAATACATACTTGGGGATTTTGTGAAATTTTCTCCAATTTATTATCCTGAGACATATCCTTCAACAATAGTTTTCTCAACTGAATGGCTTCTTCCAATATCATCTGTAGGAATTCTCGTTAACTCAAATTCCCTCTATAACCCGATTCCAGAAATATATAATCTCACCCTCATTTTACCTTCAAACTATATCGTGCTCTCTGATTATTATTTACCTAGAGTATGGCATAAAGATGAAAAATTAGTGGTGATGTTCAAAAATGTTAAACCTAATCCAACAAATTACCGGTTTATTTACATTTACAATCAAAACCTTTTTCAGAAAACCAAAATTACTATTAGAAATATTAAATTAATCATTTACAGCCCAAAGAATAATTACTTGAATGCTCAAGAACTCGCAAATATCACAGCACAAATAGTCTGGCACTATGTAGATCGCTTAAGTATACTTCCTTATCAAGAAATCAATGTATTTTTTAATCCGGACATTATCTTTGGAGAAGAGTTTGAATATTTCGGGAAAGGCATTATAATCGTCGGGTTTCGTGCACATCATGGATTTTTGAGAAATGAGGACATTTTACCAACAATTGCTCATGAGCTTGCCCACCTATGGTTTGGGAGTTATGTCCACTTTGGTCGGCTCGATGAAAGCCTCGCCACACTCATGGAATTTGATGTGAGTGAACTTACTGGTGAAAACTTGAAAGAAAGAGAAGATCGAGCAGTAAGGAATTTCAAACGTTACGGAATGCCTCTTGCCCAAGTTTACCAAGATGGAATACTTGACCCGCAAGTGAGACTTGGTGTTGAATATTATAAGGGTGCTTTTGTTTTTCGTTCTCTGCAGTTTGTTCTTGGTAATGAGACTTTCTTTGAAGGTTTAAGAGAGCTTTTGAGAGAGTGTCATGGTAAAGAGTGCAATTTAACTGATGTTCAAAATGTTTTCGAGAAAGTTAGCGGACAAGACTTAGACTGGTTTTTCAAAGAATGGTTTTATACTGCTAAGGTTCCTGATTATGAAGTAAAAAACCTAACTGTAACGCAGAAAAACAGTAAATATTCATTGACCTTTGAAATTGTCGATAAGAGTAATTTTACAATGCCCCTTGAGGTTGAGGTAATAACTCCAAAAGAAAAGCTCGTTAAAAAAGTCTGGATTAGAGGGGAAGCAAAGGTAAGTTTTGAACTAAATGATAAGCCCCTAAAGATAATCCTCGACCCAAACGAATGGATGGTAAATGAAAATAAAAAAGATAACGTTAAAGGAATAGAGATTATAATCGAGTGA
- a CDS encoding M1 family aminopeptidase, giving the protein MMIGKKVIVIFISFIIILPSGCLRIPTEQKTSSQMQANSELHVEYPLQAEAQVIYEPEIDDIFRRISVDYSLVGNVSTSITHHHLRLKWDFMIVNRTQDSTIIYILTPNFGNLNITFEEQQVNLSRLSYYLLPDYNVKIFLLNLTYSKDKPLFGTLEYETTIDSLFLYYVAQFSKSFYYPENYPYAIYFSPNFVFPVSPAGIIGKVSRGNIVLVLPSRYAVISEYPLEVNSKNNQTIIIIDNSKPWGSVYIYKRGFFQETKLTIGDNNTWLVIYAPSNMRLYSKELTNATVKIIKHYIDRLMDPPYSEINVIFHPDLPFGNGEEFEDSGKGIAIVGIRDSKRIEDILPTLAHEVAHLWFGSYTDLTPGIEEGLATFMGSDAGYLSYSLGYTERQILKYSSQYRKPLIQAYKEVISNPQVRNAIKYYKGAFVFRSLQFVLGNETFFKGLRELLRECHDKECNLTDVQGIFEKVSGQDLDWFFKEWFYSSKVPDYDVRSLSLEEKNGKYLLTFEIIDKNNFTMPLEVEVITSKEKLVKKVWIXGXAXVSFELNDKPLKIILDPNEWMVNENKEYTTEGIKITVE; this is encoded by the coding sequence ATGATGATTGGAAAAAAGGTGATTGTTATTTTCATTTCTTTTATCATCATACTCCCTAGTGGATGCCTCAGGATTCCAACTGAGCAGAAAACTTCTTCTCAAATGCAAGCAAATTCAGAACTACATGTTGAATATCCTTTACAAGCAGAAGCGCAAGTGATATACGAACCTGAAATAGATGATATTTTTAGGAGAATTTCAGTGGATTATTCTCTGGTTGGAAATGTAAGTACCTCAATTACACATCATCATTTAAGGCTGAAATGGGACTTCATGATCGTAAACAGAACCCAAGATAGTACAATAATTTACATATTAACCCCAAACTTTGGTAACTTGAATATCACATTTGAAGAACAGCAAGTTAATTTATCGAGACTCTCTTATTACTTATTGCCTGATTATAATGTCAAGATATTTCTCCTGAATTTAACATATTCAAAAGATAAACCACTCTTCGGAACACTGGAATATGAGACGACGATAGATTCTCTGTTTCTCTATTACGTAGCTCAATTTTCCAAGTCTTTTTATTATCCAGAAAACTATCCTTATGCAATATACTTTTCACCGAATTTCGTTTTCCCCGTATCTCCTGCAGGGATAATTGGGAAAGTTTCTCGGGGAAATATCGTTCTTGTTCTTCCTTCGAGGTATGCAGTAATCTCTGAGTACCCGTTAGAAGTAAACTCTAAGAATAATCAAACGATTATAATAATTGACAATTCCAAACCATGGGGTTCTGTGTATATTTATAAAAGAGGATTTTTCCAGGAAACTAAACTAACAATAGGGGACAACAATACTTGGTTAGTAATTTATGCTCCAAGCAATATGAGATTATATTCTAAGGAACTTACTAACGCTACTGTAAAAATAATTAAGCATTACATAGATAGATTGATGGATCCCCCTTATTCCGAAATCAACGTAATTTTTCATCCAGATCTTCCATTTGGAAATGGAGAGGAATTTGAGGATTCTGGAAAAGGAATTGCAATTGTTGGAATTCGAGATAGCAAAAGGATTGAAGACATTTTACCAACCCTTGCACATGAAGTTGCTCATCTGTGGTTTGGAAGTTATACTGATCTCACTCCAGGAATTGAGGAAGGTCTTGCTACATTCATGGGAAGTGATGCGGGATATCTCAGCTATAGCTTAGGTTACACAGAAAGGCAAATATTGAAATATTCTTCACAATACAGGAAACCATTGATTCAGGCCTATAAAGAAGTTATCTCCAATCCCCAAGTTAGGAATGCCATTAAATATTATAAGGGTGCTTTTGTCTTCCGCTCCCTACAATTCGTGCTCGGGAATGAGACTTTCTTTAAAGGGCTAAGGGAGCTTTTGAGGGAATGTCATGACAAAGAGTGCAATTTAACTGATGTTCAAGGTATTTTTGAAAAAGTCAGTGGACAAGATTTAGATTGGTTCTTCAAAGAATGGTTTTACTCTTCAAAAGTGCCGGATTATGATGTAAGAAGCCTAAGTTTAGAAGAGAAGAATGGGAAGTATCTTCTAACCTTTGAGATTATAGATAAAAACAATTTTACAATGCCCCTCGAGGTTGAGGTGATAACTTCAAAAGAAAAGCTCGTTAAAAAAGTCTGGATTANAGGGNAAGCNANNGTAAGTTTTGAACTAAATGATAAGCCCCTAAAGATAATCCTCGACCCAAACGAATGGATGGTGAATGAGAATAAAGAATACACCACAGAAGGAATAAAAATAACAGTGGAATAA
- a CDS encoding ThiF family adenylyltransferase yields MANSKRKNARIWFNCGINLIFSAPNELIFRDVNGKLIRLYGKNIRTIFNKIKEILDNNEIYSIADLQESLETEFPDNKNIIKEVVNYMFKQGILIYENKDRLLPELSLEELIRMHDHICFLKSLGYTDYQKHLKKSKVLIVGLGKLGANIAYNLCNVGVGSVILFDRTFISPTEISDIYTKDAIGMKKADYLRKKLTSIFPEIEVQNLPDTINISNYLNDSDFDIIIVNSEHFNIKLLSELNDLLYKISTPYMYAWIEGSRGYIGPLIYPPDTSCFNCYLTWRFFGTFMEDKIKAINNYGSSGYIFPLDKIIGALTVLEVCKAIGSLGTPLFNKIILVEVLPTLTIRYIPILKDPKCNVCEGRWFK; encoded by the coding sequence ATGGCAAATTCAAAAAGGAAGAATGCACGTATATGGTTTAACTGTGGTATTAATTTGATTTTCTCTGCTCCAAATGAACTTATATTTAGAGATGTTAATGGGAAATTAATTAGATTATATGGTAAAAATATTAGAACTATTTTTAATAAAATTAAAGAAATTTTAGATAATAATGAAATCTATTCAATTGCAGACTTACAAGAGTCCCTAGAAACAGAGTTTCCAGATAATAAAAACATTATTAAGGAAGTTGTTAACTATATGTTTAAGCAGGGCATTTTAATATATGAAAACAAAGATAGACTATTGCCCGAATTGTCTCTTGAGGAGCTAATTAGAATGCATGATCATATATGTTTTCTCAAAAGTCTAGGATATACAGACTACCAGAAACATCTAAAGAAGAGCAAGGTCTTGATAGTAGGTCTCGGCAAGTTGGGGGCTAATATTGCATATAACTTGTGTAATGTTGGTGTAGGTTCAGTTATTTTGTTTGATAGAACTTTTATTTCTCCAACCGAAATAAGTGATATTTACACTAAAGATGCAATAGGTATGAAGAAGGCAGATTATCTAAGAAAAAAACTAACTTCTATCTTTCCTGAAATAGAGGTGCAAAATTTACCAGATACTATAAACATTAGCAATTATCTAAATGATAGTGATTTTGATATTATAATAGTAAATTCAGAACATTTTAATATAAAATTACTTAGCGAGCTTAACGATCTCTTGTATAAAATTAGCACTCCTTACATGTACGCCTGGATAGAGGGGTCAAGGGGGTACATCGGTCCTCTTATTTATCCTCCAGATACTTCATGTTTCAACTGTTACTTAACATGGAGATTTTTTGGAACTTTTATGGAAGATAAAATAAAAGCTATAAATAATTATGGTTCTTCTGGTTATATATTTCCTCTAGATAAAATTATAGGAGCTCTTACAGTTCTTGAAGTTTGTAAAGCAATTGGTAGTTTAGGAACTCCATTATTTAATAAAATAATTTTGGTTGAGGTGCTCCCTACCCTCACGATTAGGTATATCCCTATTTTAAAGGATCCAAAATGTAATGTCTGTGAGGGGAGGTGGTTTAAATGA
- a CDS encoding radical SAM/SPASM domain-containing protein yields MSYKSSKYNLFIERKREVISFNTLRNIIAKCDIETKEILENETFNKLPPDLLNKMISEGIIVNKELNELNIIKLTRMMYYGQLLHYLSIGLTLVMTYSCNLRCPYCYEGDIKSKGGLLTREKIETILTFASAHAQGDKKPTISVSFYGGEPLLNWKGCEYTLQRLEEMKENKEIRDYSAGFVTNGTLINEDIVDAINNYNVYSMQITLDGPKEIHDKRRIKSNGEGTFDQIIENIKLLNRRIANKNFHLALRINVDKTNYKKIPELLDFLKDEGLGGIPISYGIVRGNLPYCSSNCGVYFSGSDLQKYLPYLWKEAYRRGFEVWTRPNLRFIYCGYDNPFGYVIDPELKVYPCWEMVGIEDYQIGEIQKDGTMKITPFYYDAKSRDPTEYDECKNCKLLPVCMGGCAMESIRKNGHPNGPGCDINKYIWKEGLKFYLMKKYPNLFSKETLIENLGRVPNRDEQTKNRIMFNT; encoded by the coding sequence ATGTCGTATAAATCCTCTAAATATAATTTGTTCATCGAAAGAAAACGAGAAGTTATATCATTTAACACATTGAGAAACATAATAGCTAAGTGTGATATTGAAACAAAAGAAATCTTGGAAAATGAAACGTTTAATAAATTGCCTCCAGACTTGTTAAATAAGATGATTTCTGAAGGAATAATAGTTAACAAAGAACTAAACGAGCTTAATATCATTAAACTTACAAGAATGATGTATTATGGACAACTTCTACATTATTTAAGTATTGGACTGACTTTAGTAATGACATATTCTTGTAATTTGAGATGTCCCTACTGTTATGAAGGAGATATAAAAAGCAAAGGTGGGTTATTAACCCGAGAGAAAATTGAGACAATACTCACTTTTGCAAGTGCTCATGCACAAGGAGACAAAAAACCAACAATCTCAGTTAGTTTCTATGGAGGAGAACCTCTTTTAAATTGGAAAGGATGTGAATATACACTACAAAGATTAGAAGAAATGAAAGAGAATAAAGAAATCCGTGATTATTCAGCAGGTTTTGTCACTAATGGAACACTAATTAATGAGGACATTGTTGACGCAATCAATAACTACAACGTATATTCAATGCAGATAACATTGGATGGTCCAAAAGAGATCCATGATAAAAGAAGAATAAAATCAAATGGAGAGGGAACATTTGATCAAATAATCGAAAATATAAAACTTTTAAATCGGAGAATAGCTAATAAAAACTTCCATTTGGCATTAAGAATAAATGTTGACAAAACAAACTATAAAAAAATCCCAGAATTGTTAGACTTCTTAAAGGATGAGGGTCTAGGAGGTATACCAATTTCCTATGGAATTGTGAGAGGAAATCTTCCTTATTGTAGTTCCAACTGCGGTGTTTACTTTTCTGGGAGCGATCTTCAGAAGTATCTCCCATATCTTTGGAAAGAAGCTTACAGGCGAGGATTCGAGGTTTGGACTAGACCTAACTTACGATTCATTTATTGCGGATATGACAATCCATTTGGATACGTTATTGACCCAGAATTAAAGGTATATCCGTGTTGGGAGATGGTTGGAATTGAGGATTATCAAATTGGGGAAATACAGAAAGATGGAACAATGAAAATTACTCCATTTTATTATGATGCGAAATCTAGGGATCCTACAGAATATGATGAGTGCAAGAATTGCAAACTTTTGCCAGTTTGCATGGGTGGATGTGCAATGGAGTCAATTCGAAAAAATGGACATCCCAATGGTCCAGGATGTGACATAAATAAATATATTTGGAAAGAAGGATTAAAATTTTATCTAATGAAGAAGTATCCCAACCTATTTAGCAAGGAAACTCTAATAGAGAACTTAGGGAGAGTTCCAAATAGAGATGAACAAACCAAAAATCGTATAATGTTCAATACTTAA
- a CDS encoding ABC transporter ATP-binding protein codes for MIESVNLTKFYPPPIKSLFDLKSLRDFLGKPREKIPALIDLNFRVREGEVFGLLGPNGAGKTTFCKIANALVIPTRGNLYINGYDSVKEHDKIKGKIFTIFGGERDLFGLFQWRVSVEKNLRFIAELWGIPKVEAEKRINYALELLNLKDKKNEWYQKLSAGMRQKVYLALSLIIQPEVLILDEPTVYLDVFTKREIWDVILELSKEFGTTIILTTHNLNEAEALCDRVLFFNKRKIAEGKPKELIEKFQALKAERKLLIKVTGDVKTKDFDGIAERINVYIQNGLTYLELYIKRNNLKDIFSVLTNYNVVDIQNETVTLEDVFTYICSFDSCVNSKVEEKS; via the coding sequence ATGATTGAGTCAGTTAACTTGACTAAGTTTTATCCCCCTCCAATAAAATCGCTCTTTGACCTGAAGAGTTTGAGAGACTTTCTTGGAAAACCCAGAGAGAAAATCCCAGCTTTGATTGATTTAAATTTCAGAGTTAGAGAGGGTGAGGTTTTTGGTCTTTTGGGCCCTAATGGTGCTGGAAAGACAACTTTTTGTAAGATTGCCAATGCCCTCGTAATCCCCACGAGGGGGAATCTTTATATTAACGGGTACGATTCGGTAAAGGAGCATGATAAAATCAAGGGCAAAATTTTCACGATTTTTGGTGGTGAGAGGGATTTATTCGGGCTCTTTCAATGGCGTGTAAGCGTGGAGAAGAACTTGAGATTTATTGCAGAACTCTGGGGAATTCCCAAAGTTGAAGCTGAAAAAAGGATTAACTATGCTTTGGAACTTTTAAATCTCAAAGATAAGAAAAACGAGTGGTATCAAAAACTCTCTGCTGGGATGAGGCAAAAGGTTTACCTAGCCTTATCTTTGATAATTCAGCCTGAAGTTCTCATTTTAGATGAGCCAACGGTTTATTTGGATGTGTTCACTAAGAGGGAAATATGGGATGTTATTTTAGAACTCTCCAAGGAATTCGGGACAACAATAATACTAACAACACACAACTTGAACGAGGCTGAAGCTCTATGTGATAGGGTTCTCTTTTTCAATAAGCGGAAAATCGCCGAAGGCAAACCAAAAGAACTCATCGAAAAATTCCAAGCTTTAAAAGCGGAGAGAAAACTTCTAATTAAAGTTACGGGAGATGTTAAAACTAAGGATTTTGACGGAATCGCAGAAAGGATTAACGTTTATATCCAAAACGGTTTAACTTACTTGGAACTCTACATTAAACGAAATAATCTGAAGGACATTTTCTCTGTTCTAACAAATTATAATGTCGTTGATATTCAAAACGAGACAGTAACCCTCGAAGACGTATTTACCTATATATGCTCATTTGATTCCTGTGTTAACTCAAAAGTTGAGGAGAAAAGCTAA